From Pseudomonas sp. AN-1:
CAGGAAGGCCCTGCCGAGCAGCTCAACCAGACCGACAAGACCCAGCCGGCCATTCTCGCCGCCTCCGTCGCCCTGTGGCGCCTGTGGCAGGCCGAGGGCGGCGCGCAGCCGGCCTTCGTCGCCGGTCACAGCCTGGGCGAGTACTCGGCGCTGGTGGCTGCAGGCTGCCTGCCCTTCGCCGATGCGGTCAAGCTGGTCGAGCTGCGTGGCCAGCTGATGCAGCAGGCGGTGCCGGCCGGTCAGGGCGGCATGGCGGCGATTCTCGGCCTGGACGACGACGCCGTGCGCGCCGCGTGTGCCGAGGCGGCGCAGGGCGAGGTGGTCAGTGCGGTCAACTTCAACGCGCCGGGCCAGGTGGTGATCGCCGGCGCCGCGGCAGCGGTCGAGCGCGCCATCGAGGCGTGCAAGGCCCGGGGCGCCAAGCGCGCCATGGCCCTGCCGGTGAGCGTGCCGTCGCACTGCGCGCTGATGCGTCCGGCGGCCGAGAAGTTCGCGGCAGCAGTGGATGCCATCGACTGGCAGGCCCCGCAGATCGCCATCGTGCAGAACACCAGTGCTCAGGTGCCGGCGGATCTCACCGCGCTCAAGCGCGACCTGCTCGAGCAGCTGTACAGCCCGGTGCGCTGGGTGGAGAGCATCGTGACCCTGGCCGAACGCGGTGTGACCGAGCTGGTCGAGTGCGGCCCGGGCAAGGTCCTGTCCGGCCTCAACAAGCGCTGCGCCAAGGGCGTCAACACCCACAATCTGGATACCCCCGAGGCCTTCGCCGCCGCCCGTGCGGCCCTGGCCTGAACATCAGGAGAAACACCCCATGAGTCTGCAAGGTAAGGTGGCCCTGGTCACCGGCGCTACCCGCGGCATCGGCCAGGCCATCGCCCTGGAGCTGGGCCGCCAGGGCGCCATCGTCATCGGCACCGCCACCAGCGCCGCCGGCGCCGAGCGCATCGCCGAGTACCTCAAGGCGGCTGGCATCGAAGGTGCCGGCCTGGTCCTCGACGTCGCCAGTGACGAGTCGGTGGCCCAGACCCTCG
This genomic window contains:
- the fabD gene encoding ACP S-malonyltransferase, whose product is MSSSLAFVFPGQGSQTVGMLAELGAQHAVIGETFAEASAALGYDLWALIQEGPAEQLNQTDKTQPAILAASVALWRLWQAEGGAQPAFVAGHSLGEYSALVAAGCLPFADAVKLVELRGQLMQQAVPAGQGGMAAILGLDDDAVRAACAEAAQGEVVSAVNFNAPGQVVIAGAAAAVERAIEACKARGAKRAMALPVSVPSHCALMRPAAEKFAAAVDAIDWQAPQIAIVQNTSAQVPADLTALKRDLLEQLYSPVRWVESIVTLAERGVTELVECGPGKVLSGLNKRCAKGVNTHNLDTPEAFAAARAALA